CTCCCACCTTTTGCTAGTTTTCTCTCTGATTACCTCCATTTTACTTCTGCTCCCTTACTTTGTCCATATATTTCTTTTCTAAACCACATATCCCCGCAATGTCCAAGACTTTACTTGCTGGCTCAGCTTCTCTGCTCTCATCACCTCCATGAATCTTCACTTCCTTTGGTTCCTCTGTGGACAGTTTGGCCTCttccctgtttctctctgaaaCTCCCATTGTCCTCTCTGTATGTTATCTGCCATCTCTGTCTTCTCCCCctattgtttttttaacactgcACTAATAGATTTTAAGTCGAGTATTccttaaataaactaaaacttACTGACTTCAAATAATTGTGAAGTGAGGTCCTCCCTATCAGGTTGAAAATTTAATCTGAGGTTCCTTAAATGATTAACAGGAGTGACTAATTTAGCCttttttcagtgaataaatGCATTATTCAATCACAATCACTTTTTggttaattttgttttcataacCCACATACAAGTGCAACCAGTAGCAATGGGCCTCAAACAGACATAGCTTAATTTTAAAGGATCAAAAGCCAAAAACACTGAGAACCACTGACCTTCATTTTACACCAGACATCTACAAGCACCAGAAATGGTCTGCTTTTCTTAAAAAGTCACCCTGTGTACTGGACTGTGGCACTGAACATGCTTGGTTCTTATCTTGTGCAGGTTGAATGCACTTATTACTTTGAACAAAAGTATCTTTTAATGTATAACATATATAAGAGAGcatcaccaaaacaaacaattaaaaactaTTCAGTTGATTAAAGGCAGTTTCTAGTTTTAATAAAGACAATCatcatgttaaaataaaatatatcatcaGCCCTGACAGCTCAAAGACTAAGTGATTCCACAACTATGCCTTTCTccatgtgtgtgcgcatgtgtctCTTGAGTCTCGTAGATGTTGAGAAGCTCTTCTTACAGAACAGACAGCTGTGTGGCTTCTCCCCGGTGTGTCCTGATGTGCATGTTGAGGTCGGAGGAGCACCTGAACCTCCTCTCGCAGTAGGAGCAGGGATAaggtcgtgtgtgtgtggatccgTTTGTGGAGGAGCAGCTCACCGGAGGTGAGGAAGGTCTTTCCACACTGGGAGCACTGGTGCGGCCGCTCCCCTGTGTGAGTCAGGTTGTGCCGTACGAGTGAGGTGGACTTGGCGAACCTCTTCCCGCAACGCGTGCAAGCAAATGGACgctcacctgtgtgtgtattgagGTGTTCGCTCTGAGCGCGCTTGGTCTTGAAGCTCTTGGGGCACTGCGAGCAGCTGAACGGCCTGAAGTTGCTGTGGCTGCGCTGATGTCTGCTCAGCTCTCCATGCGTGAGGAACGTCTTGTCACAGGTGGTGCAGAGGTACGGCCTCTCACCCGTGTGGATCCTCTCGTGGCGTGTGAGGCTGGCCAGCTGGGTGAAGCTCTTCTCACAGTAGGAGCACTGAAAAGGCCGCTGGCCGTTGTGAGTCAGCAGGTGCCTGTTAAGTATCTGGAGCTGTGTGAAGCTTTTGCCACACTCTGCAGGGTACGGACGCTCCCTGGTGTGGATCTGCTGGTGTTTATTCAGAAGCCACACATGGGTGAAGCTCTTCCCACACTCACAGGCAAACGGCCGCTCGCCGGTGTGTTTCATCTGGTGTCTCTTTAAATCTGACGCTCGGCTGTAGATCTTCTCACAAAGGGGGCATTTGTACTGACGCCTCACCACATGTCCTTGCCTGCCTCAGCCGCTCCAGGATGCTACTGAAGCTATCACCACATTTCTGGCATTTGTACTGACCACTGCCTTTTTCTGACGTCTCCTCTGCTACTACAACTTCTGTCGTTAAGTCCAGGGGAGGGTTGCACGTCTGGCCACAGGCTGTTCGTTCAAAATGCAGTTTGAGCAAACCCATCTGTGTGAACCGTTTGCCACACTGGGAGCAGAGGAAGGGCCGCTCTCCGGTGTGAATGCGCTGATGTCTGGTCAGATCCCAGGAGTTCTTGAAGCCCTTCTTACATTCCTCACAGGTGTACGGGCGCTCACCAGTGTGAGTCCGCTGGTGACGAGTCACGTCTGAGGCACGTGTGAAGGTTTTACCACATTCCTGGCACGTGTGAGGGTCAGGCCTGTCGTGGATGGGGAAAGGCTTTGGGAACTCGGGCACTGGACCTTCTTCTTGGGGGCCTCGGCTGTCTCTGCAGCCCTCTGGGATTTCTTGTGGTGTTCTGGGTGACTGTGCTCAATGTGCTGCAGCAGGTAGGACTCCTGCATGTGGAAGAACGGACACTCAGAGCAGGCGAAGACCTGGGTAGACATCTCCACAGTGGTACCTATACAAAACACAGAAGATATAGGTGCCTGTttagtgtttcctgtttcatttgCAGCATTGCTGGTTGAGGCTCTGGTTTCTAGCCTTCACTTCTGGGTATCCCATGTTGTGAAGCAGTCAAATCTGTAAATATGAGCCCAAGTAACAGAGTAACAGAGTAGACCTTTTATAAGTACTATAAGAGGAGAACACTTAAGTCATGTTAAAATAAGGTTTTGgctcttattttgttttttttttaccttgtgaGCCAAGGTGTTCAAGGCATCTGTGGTGCTGCAGGAGAGACCAGGTCATCAGGATTGGAAAGCGCTTGCAGGCAGTCCTTCAGTACGGAGGGGCAGAGGTCAGCCATGAAACTGTCTGTTTATGCACAAAAGCAAATTTCAGCCTGCTGATGATATTATCACCACTCCTGAAAATAATATTCACCAATACTGTTGCCATTAGCTGTTAACTGTTGCCATAAGGATTTTTGAGGTAGATACTGATATCATTATTTGAGAAGAGATCTGATATGTCTTTACTAGTTTTAACATATTACAGTTAGCTGTCGTGTCATTTCCTACCTGACCGAGGTCTGGCACTGGCAAGAGTTTTTCCAGTTTAGAAAGAAACTCCCACACAAGGAGCTGCATGTCTGTGTCATAGCTGAGACCATACTCTGTTGGAAAAACCTCCTAGGAAGGACAAGGATAACTGTTATTTCCAACATAGTAACataaagtaaatgaaaacacaacaaaatctcTTTAAAATGCCAGCTGGGCTCCATGTGAAGCTGTCCTACCTTGTAAAAATGCTGCCTCTCTGCAGGGTCTTTCAGGAGAGTTTGGATGAGCTCCACGAAAATAGCTTCCTCTGCGTCCACCTCTGCGTCTCCACTCTGAAATATACTGTCACTCTTACTGGGACAATAGCCAAACAATCAATGCTTCATTTGACCGATGATTATAAGGGACATGCGATTGTGCTTTCTGACATGTTGTCACCTGTTTTTTAGGACCTGTGATGAGACCATGATTGTGAAAACATTGCTGTCACTCACCCCTGTGTATCTGGTGGGCGGATTCGTTCTAGGTGAGGCTGTATACACAACATGTTGGCTGTCTCCTCATTTCTGCACAGCTCAAGAATAATCTGAGGAGAGAGATGTAGAAAGAAGACAAAGGTGTCCTTTCAGCAAGTCTGCACTAGCTGTGTATTGTATCTTTTTGCACACAGTCTCATCTAATACCCACTGACTCACTTTCGATCGCAGTCGGAGAAGCAGTTTGCCCCGTTGCTTTGGACTGAGCAGGTCAGGAACTGTGGCCGTCACCAGTGATACAAACTCATCCAGCTTTTCATAATCAAGAACGTGTCTCTGCTGAGCCACCTGCCACATCGCTGCAGAGAGCAGCCGCAGAGGAGGGATCAGCAGCCTTAGTGACGACAATGGTAGGAACAcatctgtacaaacacacacatgggatGGATAGGGTCATAATATGACTTTGTGAAGGGTCCTCTTGTGATGTGCCGTTACTgtgcattttttctttgtaataaacGTGAGTGGTAGAAgtcatatgtgtgtatgtttgccaATATAAATggtatatataaatatgaacGCTATTACGGAGTGGCGTGATAATGGTGAAGTATAAACCTGGCTCATATGTCATTTAGTAAAACTGCCTGTGTCAGATGTTTTGCTACTTTTTATAGACTGATTCAAAAACttactataaaaaaaaacaacagcactaAGCTTATTGCCAGGAGTTGTTAACAGGACTTGATAAAACAGATTTGATTCATCTCGGAATTGATAACTGCCGTGAGGATATACATACGGTTTTGATAATTTGTCTACTTTGCAGGATCATGTAAGGCAGAGACATAGTGTATAACACCAGGAAATTCCCCTGGGCTAATAACAAAAGCTCTGCTTGGTTGTACGTCTCTTTCAAGCAAGGAGCTGATTTACCGTGGTTAGCAACTTAGCCGAACAGTGGGAAATTTAGCTTAAACTGGTTCACAACTTTTGTTACAAAGGAAATTTACTTCTTTCATCTGCTCATAAACAATACTTAAATACATTGAACGTTGCCTTAATTCCAcgttttgttgtgtttatttgggTTGAGTTAGCTATAATCACTGCTGTTAGCAGGGGCTACGAGCTAACACACTACACTACGCAAAGAAAGCTAGTTCGCTGTTAGCTGCGACAAAACCATTAAACACTCCAGTGAAACGGACCTGTGTTTTCCACCTGATAGGAAACGACAGCTGTTTCCACCATTGCGACAATATAAAGTCACTTTTAAAAGTCACGACCAAACTACCATAGGGTTACAAGCCATTTATTTGTGCATCACAAAGCGGAAACACGTgtaatttgttttcaaaataaaagtattccGTGGCGTGCATACAACGTTTGTTCTTCAAGAATGAATTGTAGCAATGCGAGGGGTAATCTATTCCCTGGAGAAACTGACATTACCAAATATAGCTGTTCCAATAAATACATCGAGAATCTCATATTAAATGTAACTGTACCCTCAGCAAAAATTCTTTTGGACCTCGCTTTATGTGGAAATTGACTGGAAGAAAATTTATTTGGTTTGGAGATAATTCTGTCTTAACAATAAAGTTAAAGAGGTCTCTTATAGAATCATGCACCGAATAtatccagcaaaaaaaaaaaaaaaaccttttagaGAGATTTCGAATTGATATTGAATGTTCTTGTACCTTCTGTGGAGTGGAAGATGAAACACTCATTTGTTTTATCAATGTACATATACTAAAATGCTTTAGGTGGATGTAAAAAACTGGACACGCAATTCAGCTGAAATAAAAGGACATTTTATTTGCTTGGATGATGTTGACAAATAGGaaggttattttttatttgcaagAACTGCTCCAATACGGCACTACAATTAAAGGACTAGAGAATAAGAAggcactgaaaacagattttatttttattttaatttctatagACAGTTATAGATTCATAATTTAATAATTCAAATCAGATcataatttttatatttctattgggttaatttatatattttttatttagttatttgtATGTAATTTTTTATTACCATTAGTATTCTTGTATATTCATTTGTAtactatatttttatattctcaTAAAATCTCATAAATAGCACTGGTAACTGATAATATGCAAAATGAACAAATTTATGTAGCTAGCAGCAACACAGGTGGTGCTCATAAATATCTAAGTCTATTAAAGTCTTTTATCAGGTGAATTGTAGATTAATGCATTTTAAGTTAATTACCAAATTATAAACTTACTATAGCACATGATGCATTTAACATAAATGGAACAAAGCATACATTGTACTTAGTTGATTCAAATTCATAGAAATTTGCCAAACTAAAATCAAGTGGTCACCATTTAGCAGGTAGGCAAAACACTTTATTTGCAGCATTTTCCATGTGCAAACTGTCAGCATTTTAGTGTGCTGGAATCATTCTCCACAACAACACATTGTTCTTCATGGTGTGCAAGAAAAATCATGTTTCTATGACCCCACACTGGATCATCACATAACTTATTATATAAcaagacaaacatttttaaatatgggAATTCTCTTTCCTTTCCAAGACCTACTACTTGATCAAACAATTTTAAGatataaaactaaaacacttaaaatggaATGTGATACAGTTGCTAAATGTTACAGTTAACTCTGTTAGCAGTAACTACTCAATCAAATACATTGGGCAAGTCTGCTCAACTGGGTAACATTTATAATCATAATACTTAAAATAGCATTATAGTGATATTAGAGCAAGTACATTTTACAAGTCCTAATAGCGCCACTGCCATTTTTTAATGATACAAATATTAGAATTATATCTCTTCCCCATGACAATAACATGAATCCATCCATGAAGAAAGACAGTCAACAGCAACTGGCAACAGGTCACAGTGGGAAAGAGTCC
This genomic window from Lates calcarifer isolate ASB-BC8 unplaced genomic scaffold, TLL_Latcal_v3 _unitig_1470_quiver_2863, whole genome shotgun sequence contains:
- the LOC108889186 gene encoding gastrula zinc finger protein XlCGF8.2DB-like yields the protein MGLLKLHFERTACGQTCNPPLDLTTEVVVAEETSEKGSGQYKCQKCGDSFSSILERLRQIYSRASDLKRHQMKHTGERPFACECGKSFTHVWLLNKHQQIHTRERPYPAECGKSFTQLQILNRHLLTHNGQRPFQCSYCEKSFTQLASLTRHERIHTGERPYLCTTCDKTFLTHGELSRHQRSHSNFRPFSCSQCPKSFKTKRAQSEHLNTHTGERPFACTRCGKRFAKSTSLVRHNLTHTGERPHQCSQCGKTFLTSGELLLHKRIHTHTTLSLLLLREEVQVLLRPQHAHQDTPGRSHTAVCS
- the LOC108889185 gene encoding uncharacterized protein LOC108889185; amino-acid sequence: MTWSLLQHHRCLEHLGSQGTTVEMSTQVFACSECPFFHMQESYLLQHIEHSHPEHHKKSQRAAETAEAPKKKVQCPSSQSLSPSTTGLTLTRARNVVKPSHVPQT